The following proteins are co-located in the Cydia pomonella isolate Wapato2018A chromosome 19, ilCydPomo1, whole genome shotgun sequence genome:
- the LOC133528508 gene encoding uncharacterized protein LOC133528508, with translation MDYKSDLKIALNKLNVSIPGKSTESTTIENKSDVNQGKSVMVKLPKISIPTFSGNYSEWTSFRDLFTSLIHKNRDLDDVQKLHYLKGYLVGEAEQLLRHVQITQDNYSACWEKLEKRYNNKKYLSNCILKRFMSQKNITTESANALKELLDTTNECLNGLNNLGIDTNTWDIIVIHIICLKLDNESRKQWELKVSESSEDLPTLNQLREFLETRFRALECFDGKSSKTSFVSKKPNAQCSSNFKVHHVTEISCGYYSENHKLCNCKGFAKIDVDARRDFIQSGNFCFNCLGSGHNVYSCRQSSRCRICKRKHHSLLHPKTSTQATDSQVKPTQSVEGSIVAHATTAPSLSCDEPNNVTTCFSTSRGQVFLPTALVQAQSKTGSGITLRCLIDQCSEASFITESAAQLLGLNKVSHKSTVTGLGGEESSPVNSKAVVKVKISSLLEPDFEVNVHAHVLGKVTSNRPRKRIVIDSWSELSKLNLADSTFNIPGKIDLLLGGEVYGQILLNEMIKAPQGALIAQRTSLGWIVSGPTHLGESEIRKSVSVNHIHLDENELLKKIWELEADHNTTDPKQHYTEDEKKCEEFFTGTTERDSTGRYIVKLPFRDQDPSCKHGNFVPIATRRLNQLEKRFAKDSEMKKRYSDVINEYLELEHMEEVPPGQENNPDAVYLPHHAVIRDDRSTSKLRVVYDASCPGSNGVSLNQDLLVGPTLQPVLRHTILRWRCHPICLVADIVKMYRQVKVHEDDVDFQRILWRENSGEKIKHLRLLRVTFGTASAPHLAVRALQQVAHDEGSQYPNAADRVLKHFYVDDLLTGCESVEEGKVVYQEMNELLKKGGFQLQKWSSNNEELMRYMKETDVKEEGSLQLKIDVVMKILGLVWNRRNDEFEYSVQLPPLKVPVTKRSVISDISRLFDPLGWLAPVIIVAKIFIQKLWLSGIEWDDEVPPQLLKNWLNYRESLNQLTEFKLPRWNNARSNVTAELQGFCDASNEAFAAVVYLRTVDEEGKVHVSLITSKTKVAPIKQISIPRLELCGAVLLTKLLVEVADVMSISKANIHAWTDSTVVISWLNSRPNRWKTFVANRVSEIITSVEPHQWSHVSSKDNPADCASRGTQHLSKEELWIEGPSWLKNKEISYKKPNIKDTKLEEKSTKACFVNTCGGEWKLA, from the exons ATGGATTATAAGTCGGATCTTAAGATTGCCTTAAACAAACTAAATGTTTCGATTCCTGGAAAGAGCACTGAGTCTACCACAATTGAGAATAAGTCTGATGTTAATCAAGGCAAATCGGTGATGGTAAAGCTACCAAAGATTTCAATTCCTACGTTTTCAGGAAATTATTCTGAGTGGACTAGCTTCAGAGATCTATTCACGTCGCTCATCCATAAGAATAGAGATTTAGACGACGTCCAAAAATTGCACTACCTGAAAGGTTATTTAGTCGGTGAAGCTGAACAGCTTTTGCGTCACGTACAGATCACGCAGGATAATTACAGCGCATGTTGGGAGAAATTGGAAAAGCGCTATAATAATAAGAAGTATCTTTCTAACTGCATTCTCAAACGCTTCATGAGTCAGAAGAATATTACGACGGAGTCCGCGAATGCACTCAAAGAATTGCTGGACACTACAAATGAGTGTTTAAATGGATTGAACAACTTAGGCATCGACACAAATACATGGGACATAATTGTGATTCATATAATTTGTCTTAAATTAGACAACGAGTCTAGGAAACAGTGGGAACTTAAGGTTAGCGAGTCTTCTGAAGATTTGCCCACACTCAACCAACTTCGAGAATTTTTAGAAACCCGATTTAGGGCACTCGAATGTTTTGATGGGAAATCATCGAAGACTAGCTTTGTTTCAAAGAAACCCAATGCACAATGTAGTAGCAACTTTAAAGTGCATCATGTCACTGAAATTTCTTGTGGCTATTATTCAGAGaatcacaaattgtgtaatTGTAAAGGTTTTGCAAAAATCGATGTTGATGCTCGACGTGATTTCATCCAGTCCGGTAATTTTTGCTTCAATTGCTTAGGTTCAGGTCACAACGTATATTCCTGTCGCCAATCTAGTAGATGCCGAATTTGCAAGCGCAAACATCATTCTTTACTGCACCCAAAAACTAGCACTCAAGCAACCGATTCTCAAGTCAAACCTACTCAATCGGTTGAAGGCAGTATTGTTGCACATGCAACAACAGCTCCATCATTATCGTGTGATGAGCCCAATAATGTAACAACTTGTTTTTCGACCAGTCGTGGGCAAGTTTTCTTGCCAACGGCTTTGGTTCAAGCTCAGTCGAAAACAGGTTCAGGTATAACCCTCAGATGTTTAATCGACCAATGCTCGGAAGCCTCTTTTATAACGGAGTCTGCAGCACAACTGCTGGGACTAAACAAGGTTTCCCACAAGAGCACAGTCACGGGTCTAGGCGGTGAAGAGAGTTCACCTGTGAACTCTAAGGCGGTGGTAAAGGTAAAAATTTCATCACTCCTAGAACCTGACTTTGAAGTGAACGTGCATGCTCATGTTTTGGGCAAGGTAACATCGAATCGGCCGAGAAAACGTATTGTCATTGATTCGTGGTCTGAACtgtctaaattaaatttagcagATTCCACATTCAACATTCCCGGCAAAATCGACTTGCTCCTAGGAGGAGAGGTGTACGGTCAAATACTTTTAAACGAAATGATCAAAGCTCCACAGGGAGCACTCATCGCTCAGCGAACGTCTTTAGGCTGGATCGTTTCAGGGCCAACTCACTTAGGTGAGTCGGAAATTCGTAAAAGCGTTAGCGTTAACCACATTCATTTAGATGAAAATGAGTTACTCAAAAAAATTTGGGAGCTCGAGGCTGACCACAATACGACAGATCCCAAGCAACATTACACTGAAGACGAGAAGAAATGTGAAGAATTTTTTACTGGTACCACTGAACGTGATAGCACAGGTAGGTATATTGTGAAACTACCATTTCGTGATCAAGATCCCAGTTGCAAACACGGAAACTTTGTGCCTATTGCAACTAGGCGTCTCAACCAATTAGAAAAGAGGTTCGCAAAAGATTCTGAAATGAAGAAACGCTACTCAGATGTCATCAATGAATATCTTGAGCTAGAACACATGGAAGAAGTTCCCCCAGGACAGGAGAACAACCCAGATGCAGTTTACTTGCCACATCATGCTGTCATCCGAGATGACAGATCCACGTCAAAGCTTCGGGTAGTTTATGACGCGTCTTGTCCTGGCTCTAATGGCGTATCCTTAAATCAAGACCTATTAGTAGGTCCAACTCTGCAACCTGTTTTGCGTCATACCATCCTTCGTTGGCGTTGCCATCCTATATGTCTGGTAGCAGACATTGTTAAAATGTACAGGCAGGTAAAAGTGCACGAAGACGATGTAGATTTTCAACGCATCCTATGGCGTGAAAACTCGGGGGAGAAGATAAAGCACTTGAGACTGCTCCGAGTCACTTTTGGTACGGCATCAGCACCCCATCTCGCAGTGCGTGCTCTTCAGCAAGTAGCCCACGATGAAGGATCACAGTATCCAAATGCTGCTGATAGGGTCCTCAAGCATTTTTATGTAGATGATTTGTTAACAGGCTGTGAATCTGTAGAAGAGGGTAAAGTAGTGTACCAAGAGATGAATGAACTTTTGAAAAAAGGTGGATTCCAATTACAGAAATGGAGCAGTAATAATGAAGAATTAATGCGTTACATGAAAGAAACTGATGTCAAAGAGGAAGGAAGTCTCCAGTTGAAGATAGACGTTGTCATGAAAATTCTGGGACTGGTCTGGAATCGCAGAAATGACGAATTTGAATATTCGGTACAGCTTCCTCCACTCAAAGTTCCTGTAACAAAAAGAAGTGTCATATCTGACATATCAAGGCTGTTTGATCCACTTGGTTGGTTAGCTCCAGTGATCATAGTGGCTAAAATTTTCATCCAGAAATTGTGGCTTTCGGGAATCGAATGGGATGATGAAGTTCCACCACAATTACTGAAGAATTGGCTAAACTACAGAGAAAGTCTAAACCAACTTACCGAATTCAAGCTGCCTAGGTGGAACAACGCTAGATCCAATGTAACTGCGGAACTTCAGGGATTCTGCGACGCTTCTAATGAAGCGTTTGCTGCTGTTGTGTACTTGAGGACTGTAGATGAAGAAGGAAAGGTGCACGTGTCACTGATCACGTCCAAAACTAAAGTGGCTCCTATCAAACAAATTTCTATTCCACGTCTGGAATTGTGTGGGGCTGTGTTACTCACCAAATTGCTGGTTGAAGTAGCTGACGTTATGAGTATCAGCAAGGCAAACATTCATGCATGGACTGACTCCACAGTGGTCATTTCTTGGCTAAATAGTCGTCCAAATCGATGGAAAACTTTTGTCGCCAACCGTGTATCTGAAATAATAACATCAGTTGAGCCACACCAATGGTCCCATGTCTCTTCTAAAGATAATCCTGCAGACTGCGCGTCTAGAGGTACACAGCACCTGAGTAAAGAAGAACTCTGGATAGAAGGTCCGTCGTGgctgaaaaataaagaaattagctACAAAAAACCAAACATAAAGGACACGAAGTTAGAAGAAAAAAGCACTAAAGCATGCTTCGTGAATACTTGTG GAGGAGAATGGAAACTagcgtaa